One Paroedura picta isolate Pp20150507F chromosome 3, Ppicta_v3.0, whole genome shotgun sequence genomic window carries:
- the HNRNPA0 gene encoding heterogeneous nuclear ribonucleoprotein A0 encodes MENSQLCKLFIGGLNVQTTEAGLREHFSAYGTLTDCVVVLNPQTKRSRCFGFVTYSAVEEADAAMAASPHAVDGNAVELKRAVSREDSARPGAHAKVKKLFVGGLKGDLGENDLVEHFSQFGPVEKAEIISNKQSGKKRGFGFVYFQNHDAADKAAVVKFHPIQGHRVEVKKAVPREDIQAGGGGGGGGGGGSSRSSWGGRGRARGGGGNRDHNGLSKGGGGGGGGGYNSYGGYGGGGYGSYGGGSYGGGGGGDYGNGYGGFGSYSQHQSSYGPMKSGGAGGGGGGSWGARSNSGPYRGGYGGGGYGGGPF; translated from the coding sequence ATGGAGAACTCCCAGCTCTGTAAGCTGTTCATCGGCGGCCTGAACGTGCAGACGACGGAGGCCGGGCTGCGGGAGCACTTCTCGGCCTACGGCACCCTGACCGACTGCGTGGTGGTGCTGAACCCGCAGACGAAGCGCTCCCGATGCTTCGGCTTCGTCACCTACTCGGCCGTGGAGGAGGCCGACGCGGCCATGGCCGCCTCCCCGCACGCCGTGGACGGCAACGCGGTGGAGCTGAAGCGCGCCGTCTCCCGCGAGGACTCGGCCCGGCCCGGCGCCCACGCGAAGGTGAAGAAGCTCTTCGTCGGCGGCCTCAAGGGGGACCTGGGCGAGAACGACCTGGTGGAGCACTTCAGCCAGTTCGGCCCCGTGGAGAAGGCCGAGATCATCTCTAACAAGCAGAGCGGCAAGAAGCGCGGCTTCGGCTTCGTCTACTTCCAGAACCACGACGCCGCCGACAAGGCCGCCGTGGTCAAGTTCCACCCCATCCAGGGCCACCGCGTGGAGGTCAAGAAGGCGGTGCCCAGGGAAGACATCCAGgcgggcggcggaggcggcggcggaggcggcggcggctcttcCCGGTCCAGCTGGGGCGGCAGAGGACGGGcgaggggcggcggcggcaaccGGGACCACAACGGCCTCTCcaagggaggcggcggcggaggaggagggggctaTAACAGTTACGGAGGCTACGGCGGAGGCGGCTACGGGTCGTACGGCGGAGGATCCtacggaggcggcggcggcggcgattaTGGCAACGGGTACGGCGGCTTCGGCAGCTACAGCCAGCACCAGTCGTCCTACGGCCCCATGAAGAGCGGAGGCgcgggaggcggagggggcggcagCTGGGGAGCCCGTAGTAACAGTGGACCTTACAGAGGCGGTTATGGCGGGGGAGGCTACGGAGGAGGCCCCTTCtaa